In a single window of the Sorangium aterium genome:
- the glgC gene encoding glucose-1-phosphate adenylyltransferase, whose protein sequence is MRETNLRAAFEASKVLVMILAGGEGRRLGPLTHDRAKPAVPFGGRYRIIDIVLSNFVNSGLHRIKILTQYKSASLDEHIARAWRLSPMLDSFIETVPAQQRTGKSWFKGSADAVYQTQHVITDESPEHLCIFGGDHVYKMDVRQMLHDHLSRDAEVTVAAIPVTKEEARSFGVIECDESGRILAFHEKVQDPPSMPGRPGMCLASMGNYIFKTKALLDVLEHDAATEDSAHDFGRDIIPRMVQSGSRVYVYDFHENRVPGEDEGAGYWRDIGTIDAYWAAQMDLVSIQPAFNFYNPRWPIRTGISHDPPAKFVFRDEANARVGIATDSLVSLGCIISGGRIHRSVLSNRVRVNSFSHIEECVLFEDVKIGRHVKLRRCIIDKDVEIPAGAEIGFNLEEDRKKWFVSEGGIVVIPKRAKIDSP, encoded by the coding sequence ATGCGCGAGACGAACCTGCGCGCCGCTTTCGAAGCGTCGAAGGTCTTGGTGATGATCCTTGCTGGCGGCGAGGGCCGCCGGCTCGGCCCGTTGACGCACGACCGGGCGAAGCCGGCCGTGCCGTTCGGCGGCCGGTACCGGATCATCGACATCGTCCTCTCGAACTTCGTCAACTCCGGCCTGCACCGCATCAAGATCCTCACGCAGTACAAGAGCGCGTCGCTAGACGAGCACATCGCCCGAGCTTGGCGCCTCTCGCCGATGCTCGACAGCTTCATCGAGACCGTCCCTGCGCAGCAGCGCACGGGCAAGAGCTGGTTCAAGGGGTCGGCGGACGCCGTCTACCAGACCCAGCACGTCATCACGGACGAGTCGCCCGAGCACCTCTGCATCTTCGGCGGCGACCACGTCTACAAGATGGACGTGCGCCAGATGCTGCACGATCACCTGTCGCGCGACGCGGAGGTGACCGTCGCCGCCATCCCGGTGACGAAGGAGGAGGCCCGGTCCTTCGGCGTCATCGAGTGCGACGAGTCGGGGCGCATCCTCGCCTTCCACGAGAAGGTGCAGGATCCCCCGAGCATGCCCGGCAGGCCGGGCATGTGCCTCGCGTCGATGGGCAACTACATCTTCAAGACGAAGGCGCTGCTCGACGTCCTCGAGCACGACGCCGCGACGGAGGACAGCGCGCACGATTTCGGGCGCGACATCATCCCGCGCATGGTCCAGAGCGGCAGCCGCGTCTACGTCTACGATTTCCACGAGAACCGCGTCCCCGGCGAGGACGAGGGCGCGGGGTACTGGCGCGACATCGGGACGATCGACGCGTACTGGGCGGCCCAGATGGATCTGGTCAGCATCCAGCCGGCGTTCAATTTCTACAACCCGCGCTGGCCGATCCGGACCGGGATCAGCCACGACCCGCCCGCCAAGTTCGTGTTCCGCGACGAGGCGAACGCGCGCGTCGGCATCGCCACGGACAGCCTGGTCTCGCTCGGGTGCATCATCTCCGGCGGCAGGATCCACCGCAGCGTGCTCTCGAACCGGGTCCGCGTGAACTCCTTCAGCCACATCGAGGAATGCGTGCTGTTCGAGGACGTCAAGATCGGGCGCCACGTCAAGCTCCGTCGCTGCATCATCGACAAGGACGTCGAGATCCCCGCCGGCGCCGAGATCGGCTTCAACCTCGAGGAGGACCGCAAGAAGTGGTTCGTCAGCGAGGGCGGGATCGTCGTGATCCCGAAGCGCGCGAAGATCGACTCCCCGTAG
- a CDS encoding 50S ribosomal protein L11 methyltransferase translates to MEPRYPFVAVDVPEPEADEIGALLFELGASGVEQRDEQTLVRGARSGQVTLVASFEDHGEAMEAIAALGELSPPLAARLEEVVGDAWRDAWKEHFAPFALTPTITVVPPWAERAPEREGERVLLLEPGRAFGTGLHATTALVAELLDEHAAELRGREILDVGTGSGILALVALLLGAERAVAIDNDEDVIEVVLENAARNGLEGRIEASAGVVEGVTRRFPWVVANIEARVLRPLAPELARVLEPGGWLILSGILESERDDLIARYTSLPRPLEHVATRPDPASPSGDRRAGRGDAGGEGWVALLFRGPGGAASSPG, encoded by the coding sequence GTGGAGCCTCGATACCCGTTCGTTGCAGTCGATGTCCCGGAGCCGGAGGCCGACGAGATCGGCGCCCTGCTCTTCGAGCTGGGCGCCAGCGGCGTCGAGCAGCGCGACGAGCAGACGCTCGTCCGCGGCGCGCGCTCGGGCCAGGTGACGCTCGTCGCCAGCTTCGAGGATCACGGCGAGGCGATGGAGGCCATCGCGGCGCTCGGGGAGCTCTCGCCGCCGCTCGCCGCGCGGCTCGAGGAGGTGGTGGGCGACGCCTGGCGCGACGCGTGGAAGGAGCACTTCGCGCCGTTCGCGCTGACGCCCACGATCACAGTCGTGCCGCCGTGGGCGGAGCGCGCGCCCGAGCGCGAGGGTGAGCGGGTGCTCCTGCTCGAGCCGGGCAGGGCGTTCGGCACGGGGCTCCACGCGACGACGGCGCTCGTGGCGGAGCTCCTCGACGAGCACGCGGCGGAGCTCCGCGGCCGCGAGATCCTCGACGTGGGCACGGGCAGCGGCATCCTCGCGCTCGTCGCGCTGCTGCTCGGCGCGGAGCGGGCGGTCGCGATCGACAACGACGAGGATGTGATCGAGGTGGTCCTCGAGAACGCGGCGCGCAACGGCCTCGAGGGCCGCATCGAGGCGAGCGCCGGCGTGGTCGAGGGGGTGACGCGGCGGTTCCCGTGGGTCGTCGCGAACATCGAGGCGCGGGTGCTCCGGCCGCTGGCGCCGGAGCTCGCGCGTGTGCTCGAGCCGGGCGGCTGGCTGATCTTGTCGGGCATCCTCGAGAGCGAACGCGACGATCTGATCGCGCGGTACACGTCGTTGCCGCGCCCGCTCGAGCACGTCGCGACCCGGCCGGATCCGGCGTCGCCGAGCGGCGATCGCAGGGCCGGGCGGGGCGACGCGGGCGGCGAGGGCTGGGTGGCGCTCCTGTTCCGCGGGCCGGGCGGCGCGGCGTCCTCGCCCGGATGA
- a CDS encoding tetratricopeptide repeat protein, giving the protein MADPKPGVSPEVALRRLAALAREAGAASPADRALARGRARLIDEVERPVLPLAPRRRWLLPAALAPLLVILGLWALRPAARLSYQVDGVAPGERADGAALADTYVRGGTSGATARFSEGTTVRFAPGARGRIARVTARGAQIHIEGGAAHFRVAHLPEAEWVAAAGPFTVRVTGTEFDLSWERERLELTMQSGSVAVRGPLASGGVALQGGQRLVADVVRGELTIADLSAAGARAPEGGGLREADAPARTDVLEDARAPAEMGMPEDAGAPAEMGGAAAAGAPVAVGAPVAVGAPVAAGAPAAAGAPVATDPMATLAPASAAVRAPAAPAPASGSCSEHVARGDFAGAIAVAEARGVDATIAASPLPEIAALADAARYTGRNDLARRSLLAERSRFPGSPEARSAAFLLGRIAEAGSPAAAIDWYDRYLAESPAGSLAAEALGRKMIVLRASQGDGAARPIAEQYLAHHPRGAFAAAAAAILRRP; this is encoded by the coding sequence ATGGCTGATCCGAAGCCCGGGGTGTCGCCGGAGGTCGCCCTGCGGCGGCTCGCGGCGCTGGCGCGCGAGGCGGGGGCGGCCTCGCCGGCGGACCGCGCGCTCGCCCGCGGCCGCGCGCGGCTGATCGACGAGGTCGAGCGCCCCGTGTTGCCGCTCGCGCCGCGGCGGCGCTGGCTCCTGCCGGCGGCGCTCGCGCCGCTGCTCGTGATCCTGGGCCTCTGGGCGCTGCGTCCGGCGGCGCGCCTGTCGTACCAGGTCGACGGTGTCGCGCCGGGAGAACGCGCCGACGGCGCGGCGCTCGCGGACACCTACGTGCGCGGGGGGACCAGCGGGGCGACGGCGCGCTTCAGCGAGGGGACGACCGTCCGCTTCGCCCCGGGGGCGCGCGGGCGCATCGCCCGCGTGACGGCGCGCGGCGCGCAGATCCACATCGAGGGCGGCGCCGCGCACTTCCGGGTCGCGCACCTGCCCGAGGCCGAGTGGGTCGCGGCGGCAGGGCCGTTCACCGTCAGGGTGACGGGTACGGAGTTCGACCTGAGCTGGGAGCGCGAGCGGCTCGAGCTGACCATGCAGAGCGGCTCGGTCGCGGTCCGCGGCCCGCTCGCGTCGGGCGGCGTGGCGCTCCAGGGCGGCCAGCGCCTGGTCGCCGACGTGGTCCGCGGCGAGCTCACGATCGCGGACCTGAGCGCCGCCGGCGCGCGTGCGCCAGAAGGAGGCGGGCTGCGCGAAGCCGACGCGCCGGCGAGGACCGACGTGCTGGAGGACGCCAGGGCGCCGGCCGAGATGGGCATGCCGGAGGACGCCGGGGCGCCGGCCGAGATGGGCGGGGCAGCCGCGGCGGGAGCGCCGGTCGCGGTGGGAGCGCCGGTCGCGGTGGGAGCGCCCGTCGCGGCGGGAGCGCCGGCCGCGGCGGGAGCGCCGGTAGCGACCGATCCGATGGCGACGCTCGCGCCAGCTTCGGCTGCGGTCCGCGCGCCCGCGGCGCCTGCGCCCGCCTCGGGGAGCTGCAGCGAGCATGTTGCCCGCGGCGACTTCGCCGGGGCGATCGCGGTGGCGGAGGCGCGGGGCGTCGACGCGACGATCGCCGCGAGCCCGCTCCCGGAGATCGCCGCGCTGGCCGATGCTGCGCGCTACACGGGGCGGAACGACCTCGCGCGGCGCTCGCTGCTCGCCGAGCGCTCGCGCTTCCCCGGCTCGCCCGAGGCGCGCTCGGCGGCGTTCCTCCTCGGTCGCATCGCGGAGGCGGGCTCGCCCGCGGCGGCCATCGACTGGTACGATCGGTACCTCGCCGAGTCGCCGGCCGGCTCGCTCGCAGCCGAGGCGCTCGGGCGGAAGATGATCGTGCTGCGCGCCTCCCAGGGCGACGGCGCGGCCCGGCCGATCGCCGAGCAGTACCTCGCGCACCACCCGCGCGGGGCGTTCGCGGCCGCCGCGGCGGCGATCCTCCGCCGCCCATGA
- a CDS encoding DUF4215 domain-containing protein, with protein sequence MRHHLLSRRPLLAVAGLFLMQAACEVRFIEGVDSPEESSGTGACVECCSSSTDCAAGGSAVGGASAGAVCGDGVVDPEWEQCDDGNTADGDACSSDCQLRAAGGAGGASAGAVCGDGVVDPEWEQCDDGNTADGDACSSDCQLRAAGGEGGASAGAVCGDGVVDPEWEQCDDGNTADGDACSSDCQLRAAGGAGGASAGAVCGDGVVDPEWEQCDDGNTADGDGCTSACQLGPA encoded by the coding sequence ATGCGTCATCATCTTCTTTCGCGCCGTCCGCTGCTCGCCGTCGCAGGGCTGTTCTTGATGCAGGCCGCGTGCGAGGTGCGCTTCATCGAAGGGGTCGACTCGCCAGAGGAGAGCTCGGGCACGGGGGCGTGTGTCGAATGTTGTTCCTCCTCGACGGACTGCGCGGCCGGAGGCAGCGCCGTGGGCGGGGCGAGCGCCGGCGCGGTGTGCGGAGACGGCGTTGTGGACCCGGAGTGGGAGCAATGCGACGACGGCAACACGGCGGATGGAGATGCGTGCTCGAGCGACTGTCAGCTCCGCGCAGCGGGGGGCGCGGGCGGGGCGAGCGCGGGTGCGGTGTGCGGAGACGGCGTTGTGGACCCGGAGTGGGAGCAATGCGACGACGGCAACACGGCGGATGGAGATGCGTGCTCGAGCGACTGCCAGCTACGCGCAGCGGGGGGCGAGGGGGGCGCGAGCGCCGGCGCGGTGTGCGGAGATGGCGTTGTGGACCCGGAGTGGGAGCAATGTGACGATGGCAATACGGCGGATGGAGATGCGTGCTCGAGCGACTGCCAGCTACGCGCAGCGGGGGGCGCGGGCGGGGCGAGCGCCGGCGCGGTGTGCGGAGACGGCGTGGTGGACCCGGAGTGGGAGCAATGTGACGACGGCAACACGGCTGACGGCGACGGGTGTACGAGCGCCTGTCAGCTCGGCCCGGCATAG
- a CDS encoding TonB family protein — protein MRWSSLCCLSAIALAAPAALGQPEPRAEAPVAPQILEHVDPEYPPERLAEGVDTTVTLFVTVEKDGTVSDAVVAESGGAAFDDAAMKAVRRWHFSPAMRGGTPLRARIRVPFHFAPGPHEQQPAPTQTEAPKAADRPAAPPPPRPAAPKPVEFAGGVAGPHAVAEPGKPIEIHVQGRPNPPRRAASDFRIGRAALSAAPHATAADLLRTAPGVHVAHPEGEAVAQRIFLRGFDAEHGQDVELRVGQIPLNQRSHLHGQGYADLSVIIPEVVRSLRVVEGVYDPQQGDFAVAGSAYFDLGVEERGLLLKGTLGSFGTRRLLALWAPEGQSEDTFGAAVVRTTDGFGDGTRGAISGGAVGQYRVPLPDEYSALLHVAAHGGRANLAGVLRRDDIEAGRVGFHDAYPDLAARAQSAASTRLQLALSVERSDDDGSQKSAWLWAATTGYRSRMNFTGYTQRSRRRPEWVGRGDLIEQANQDAALGGGIAYRTPRIPLASWLSGQVAVGAEVQTDGIDQAQNLLQPPQNETWDQRVDASIQLTGIGAHADALLELSHYARLRGGLRADLLVFDVDDRIGNFIPAAQKETHIEGFRRTAAGLAAGPRVTLELDPLPALRVSASYGHGYRSPQARLLEDGDNAPFATVRSYEAGATLRPGGGLSVTAAAYETRLSYDLAFDAAEGALVRIGRTTRRGLVAYLQAAPSPTLTAGVSATLVHATLDEPPPPTPENPSPPYVKGQQLPFVPPVVVRADLALKRPVFTIAGAPVEGRLGYGATFLSPRPLPYAQTAAPVFVVDASLSLRRSLRVGRDAAQGGPWIEVGVEAQNLLDAEYADAEYSFKSTWPGAGGASQPSIPSELPARHISAGSPRSILANVTLSL, from the coding sequence ATGCGCTGGTCGTCCCTCTGTTGCCTCTCCGCGATTGCCCTCGCCGCGCCTGCGGCGCTCGGGCAGCCTGAGCCGCGCGCCGAGGCGCCCGTGGCGCCGCAGATCCTCGAGCACGTGGACCCGGAGTACCCGCCCGAGCGGCTCGCGGAGGGCGTCGACACGACGGTCACGCTGTTCGTCACGGTCGAGAAGGACGGCACGGTCAGCGACGCGGTCGTGGCCGAGTCCGGGGGCGCGGCGTTCGATGACGCGGCCATGAAGGCCGTGCGGAGGTGGCATTTCTCGCCGGCCATGCGCGGCGGCACGCCGCTGCGGGCGCGGATCCGGGTGCCGTTCCACTTCGCGCCGGGCCCCCACGAGCAACAACCCGCGCCGACGCAGACCGAGGCGCCGAAGGCGGCGGATCGCCCGGCGGCGCCCCCGCCGCCCCGGCCGGCGGCGCCGAAGCCGGTGGAGTTCGCCGGGGGCGTCGCGGGCCCGCACGCCGTCGCCGAGCCCGGCAAGCCGATCGAGATCCACGTGCAGGGCCGCCCGAACCCGCCGCGCCGCGCCGCGAGCGACTTCCGGATCGGCCGCGCGGCGCTCTCCGCCGCGCCGCACGCGACCGCCGCGGATCTGCTCCGCACGGCGCCCGGCGTCCACGTCGCGCACCCCGAGGGCGAGGCGGTCGCGCAGCGCATCTTCCTCCGCGGGTTCGACGCGGAGCACGGCCAGGACGTCGAGCTCCGCGTCGGGCAGATCCCGCTGAACCAGCGCTCGCACCTCCATGGCCAGGGCTACGCGGATCTCAGCGTGATCATCCCGGAGGTGGTGCGGTCGCTCCGCGTCGTCGAGGGCGTCTACGACCCGCAGCAAGGCGACTTCGCGGTCGCGGGCAGCGCGTACTTCGACCTCGGCGTCGAGGAGCGCGGGCTGCTGCTCAAGGGCACGCTCGGCTCGTTCGGCACGCGGCGGCTGCTCGCGCTCTGGGCGCCGGAGGGCCAGTCGGAGGACACGTTCGGGGCCGCCGTGGTGCGCACGACCGACGGCTTCGGCGACGGGACGCGCGGGGCGATCTCCGGGGGCGCCGTCGGCCAGTACCGCGTGCCGCTGCCGGACGAGTACTCGGCGCTGCTGCACGTCGCGGCCCACGGCGGCCGCGCGAACCTCGCGGGCGTGCTCCGGCGCGACGACATCGAGGCGGGGCGCGTCGGCTTCCACGACGCCTACCCGGATCTCGCGGCCCGCGCGCAGTCGGCCGCGTCGACGCGGCTTCAGCTCGCGCTGAGCGTCGAGCGGTCCGACGACGACGGCTCTCAGAAGAGCGCCTGGCTCTGGGCGGCGACGACCGGGTACCGGAGCCGGATGAACTTCACCGGCTACACGCAGCGCTCGCGCCGGCGGCCCGAGTGGGTCGGCAGGGGCGACCTCATCGAGCAGGCGAACCAGGACGCGGCGCTCGGCGGCGGCATCGCTTACCGCACGCCGCGGATCCCGCTCGCGTCCTGGCTCTCCGGCCAGGTCGCCGTCGGCGCCGAGGTGCAGACCGACGGCATCGACCAGGCGCAGAACCTGCTCCAGCCGCCGCAGAACGAGACGTGGGATCAGCGCGTCGACGCGTCGATCCAGCTGACCGGGATCGGCGCCCACGCCGACGCGCTGCTCGAGCTGTCGCATTACGCGCGCCTCCGCGGCGGCCTGCGCGCCGACCTGCTCGTCTTCGACGTGGACGACCGCATCGGCAACTTCATCCCGGCGGCGCAGAAGGAAACGCACATCGAGGGGTTCCGTCGCACGGCGGCGGGCCTGGCCGCCGGCCCGCGGGTGACGCTGGAGCTCGATCCGCTGCCCGCCCTGCGCGTCTCCGCCTCGTACGGGCACGGCTACCGCTCGCCGCAGGCGCGGCTGCTCGAGGACGGGGACAACGCGCCGTTCGCGACCGTGAGGAGCTACGAGGCCGGCGCCACGCTGCGCCCCGGCGGCGGCCTCAGCGTGACCGCGGCCGCGTACGAGACGCGCCTCTCCTACGACCTCGCGTTCGACGCGGCGGAGGGCGCGCTCGTGCGCATCGGCCGGACGACCCGCCGCGGGCTCGTCGCCTACCTGCAGGCCGCGCCGAGCCCCACGCTCACGGCGGGCGTGAGCGCGACGCTCGTCCACGCCACGCTGGACGAGCCGCCCCCGCCGACGCCAGAGAACCCGTCGCCGCCGTACGTGAAGGGACAGCAGCTCCCGTTCGTGCCGCCCGTCGTGGTGCGGGCCGACCTCGCGCTGAAGCGGCCCGTCTTCACGATCGCCGGCGCGCCCGTCGAGGGTCGGCTCGGCTACGGCGCGACGTTCCTCTCCCCGCGGCCGCTGCCGTACGCGCAGACCGCCGCGCCGGTCTTCGTGGTGGACGCGTCCCTCTCTCTCCGGCGGAGCCTGCGCGTCGGCCGCGACGCCGCGCAGGGCGGCCCCTGGATCGAGGTCGGGGTCGAGGCGCAGAACCTGCTCGACGCCGAGTACGCCGACGCCGAGTACTCGTTCAAGTCGACCTGGCCCGGCGCCGGGGGCGCGTCGCAGCCGTCGATCCCCTCGGAGCTGCCGGCCCGGCACATCAGCGCCGGGTCGCCGCGCTCGATCCTCGCGAACGTGACGCTCTCGCTATGA
- a CDS encoding metallophosphoesterase — MPRTIIIGDVHGCRDELARLIEHVGLASGDRVVMVGDLIVRGPDPCGTLDLLREVGAISVRGNHEDRLLRWRAGRSDPRGEPLGELSKETAQQLRKRDWAWLETLPYWLDLPEHGLRVVHAGLIPGLPIERQDPHTLMYVRCLGRYGEPVERRGGKTLWGQTYQGPPHVVFGHNARSEPQMHAWATGIDTGAVYGGRLTAMVLHDGERVPPPASRSEVLVSVPARRRYVGR, encoded by the coding sequence ATGCCGCGCACGATCATCATCGGTGACGTTCACGGCTGCCGGGATGAGCTGGCGCGGCTGATCGAGCACGTGGGCCTCGCATCGGGCGATCGGGTCGTCATGGTCGGCGATCTGATCGTGCGCGGCCCCGATCCGTGCGGAACGCTCGATCTGCTCCGGGAGGTCGGCGCGATCTCCGTGCGGGGCAACCACGAGGATCGGCTGCTCCGCTGGCGTGCAGGGCGGAGCGATCCTCGCGGCGAGCCGCTGGGGGAGCTCTCGAAGGAGACCGCGCAGCAGCTCCGCAAGCGGGACTGGGCGTGGCTCGAGACGCTGCCGTACTGGCTGGATCTGCCGGAGCACGGGCTCCGTGTCGTCCATGCGGGGCTGATCCCGGGGTTGCCGATCGAGCGACAGGATCCGCACACGTTGATGTACGTGCGCTGCCTCGGCCGCTACGGCGAGCCGGTCGAGCGCCGCGGGGGCAAGACGCTGTGGGGCCAGACGTACCAGGGCCCGCCGCACGTGGTGTTCGGCCACAACGCGCGGAGCGAGCCGCAGATGCACGCGTGGGCGACCGGGATCGACACGGGCGCGGTCTACGGGGGGCGGCTCACCGCGATGGTGCTCCACGACGGCGAGCGCGTGCCGCCGCCGGCGTCGCGCTCCGAGGTGCTCGTCTCGGTCCCGGCGCGGCGCCGCTACGTCGGACGTTAA
- a CDS encoding RNA polymerase sigma factor: MVLPSAALAPRLTLVRASPVADLDDAGLARAAAEGQPGAAGAVWDRYGALVHGLLRRVLGPGGDVEDHAQETFLQFFREVKNLRDPGALRPFLLGIAVRVARSALRRRRFRRWFSLTDSGVLPDEPAEGVDEGAREALARLYALLDRLDDRARLLFVLRHIEGLELAETAQASGMSLATAKRHLAKVTARVHAMAERDPLLAAYVEPVEEASDG, translated from the coding sequence GTGGTCTTGCCCAGCGCAGCCCTCGCCCCCCGGCTCACCCTCGTCCGCGCCAGCCCCGTGGCCGATCTGGACGACGCCGGCCTCGCCCGCGCGGCAGCCGAGGGCCAGCCAGGCGCCGCCGGCGCCGTCTGGGACCGCTACGGCGCCCTGGTGCACGGCCTGCTCCGCCGCGTGCTCGGGCCCGGCGGCGACGTCGAGGACCACGCCCAGGAGACGTTCCTGCAGTTCTTCCGGGAGGTGAAGAACCTGCGGGATCCCGGGGCGCTGCGGCCGTTCCTCCTCGGCATCGCCGTGCGCGTCGCGCGGTCGGCCCTGCGGCGCCGGCGGTTCCGGCGCTGGTTCTCGCTCACCGACAGCGGCGTGCTGCCGGATGAGCCGGCCGAGGGCGTCGACGAGGGCGCGCGCGAGGCGCTCGCGCGGCTCTACGCGCTGCTCGACAGGCTGGACGACAGGGCGCGGCTCCTCTTCGTGCTGCGGCACATCGAGGGGCTGGAGCTCGCGGAGACCGCGCAGGCGAGCGGGATGTCCCTGGCCACGGCCAAGCGCCACCTGGCCAAGGTGACCGCGCGCGTCCACGCGATGGCCGAGCGGGATCCGCTCCTCGCGGCCTACGTCGAGCCGGTGGAGGAGGCGAGCGATGGCTGA
- a CDS encoding alpha/beta hydrolase: MGRLASDELVASGELVASGELVASGELAGPGCRVMGSCSGGAARWIAALLGALAVALCACSNTADAPRRARAPAPDGAALDAADAGLVPAAPTPAVTAAATAPPEPAPWPRARPPRVETDWCIDGVDALDEETCYVLPDAPTRTLLLYLHGIVPPGKESEQKTNVETVVSHAARRAGVAALIPRGKVGLAPKGYASWRGWPTGERAYEEHAAALVATFVEKRRKLEEIAGVSFSRVYVAGSSSGAYFAAALALRGGIDADGFGAMSGGGGHATPQLATLAPRPFYIGFGAHDTVGGSARALAGVLRSAGWPVRVAEHPFGHGAKEVYLDEAFAFWREHEMR, encoded by the coding sequence ATGGGGCGGCTAGCGAGCGACGAGCTGGTAGCGAGCGGCGAGCTGGTAGCGAGCGGCGAGCTGGTAGCGAGCGGCGAGCTGGCCGGCCCTGGGTGTCGCGTCATGGGGTCCTGCTCCGGAGGCGCGGCGCGGTGGATCGCGGCGTTGCTCGGCGCGCTCGCGGTCGCGCTCTGCGCATGCAGCAACACGGCAGACGCTCCGAGGAGAGCGCGCGCGCCGGCGCCCGACGGGGCCGCGCTCGATGCAGCGGATGCCGGCCTCGTGCCTGCGGCTCCGACCCCGGCCGTCACCGCGGCCGCGACTGCGCCGCCCGAGCCGGCGCCGTGGCCCCGAGCGCGCCCGCCGCGCGTCGAGACGGACTGGTGCATCGACGGCGTCGACGCGCTCGACGAGGAGACATGCTACGTGCTGCCCGACGCGCCGACCCGGACGCTGCTGCTCTATCTCCACGGGATCGTCCCGCCGGGGAAGGAGAGCGAGCAGAAGACCAACGTCGAGACGGTCGTGTCCCACGCCGCCCGGCGCGCGGGCGTCGCCGCGCTGATCCCGCGCGGCAAGGTTGGCCTCGCGCCGAAGGGCTACGCGAGCTGGCGGGGCTGGCCGACGGGAGAGCGGGCGTACGAGGAGCACGCCGCCGCGCTCGTCGCGACGTTCGTGGAGAAGCGGAGAAAGCTCGAGGAGATCGCCGGCGTCTCGTTCTCGCGGGTGTACGTCGCCGGCTCGTCGTCGGGCGCGTACTTCGCCGCGGCGCTCGCGCTGCGCGGCGGGATCGACGCCGACGGGTTCGGCGCGATGTCCGGCGGTGGAGGCCACGCGACGCCCCAGCTCGCGACGCTCGCGCCGAGGCCGTTCTACATCGGCTTCGGGGCCCACGACACGGTGGGCGGCTCGGCCCGCGCCCTCGCCGGCGTGCTGCGCAGCGCGGGCTGGCCCGTGCGCGTCGCCGAGCACCCGTTCGGCCACGGCGCGAAGGAGGTGTACCTGGACGAGGCGTTCGCCTTCTGGCGCGAGCACGAGATGCGCTAG
- a CDS encoding RsmE family RNA methyltransferase codes for MSGQGLLRVPLGAIAAGVIALPPEAASYVVRVHRLREGDRFVVFDPELGVEAEATLESIGRRGAEARIDAPRPAALRPGRRVTWIQAVGKGDKMDAVVRDATELGATRIIPAISARSVARPAEDRSQRWRRIAVEAARQCGRGDAPRVEAPMSLAAALAEARAAPSTEGGALGMCLDPYAETPLGARLAALSPGMEAAFAVGPEGGFTPEELGMCAALGFERVRLGALTLRTETVCAAALGALIAVSDARAG; via the coding sequence ATGAGCGGGCAGGGGCTCTTGCGGGTGCCGCTCGGCGCGATCGCGGCCGGCGTGATCGCGCTGCCGCCCGAGGCGGCGAGCTACGTCGTGCGGGTGCACCGCCTCCGGGAGGGGGATCGGTTCGTCGTGTTCGATCCGGAGCTCGGCGTCGAGGCGGAGGCCACGCTCGAGTCGATCGGTCGCCGCGGGGCGGAGGCGCGCATCGACGCGCCCCGCCCGGCCGCGCTGCGGCCTGGCCGGCGCGTGACGTGGATCCAGGCGGTGGGCAAGGGCGACAAGATGGACGCGGTGGTGCGCGACGCGACCGAGCTCGGCGCGACGCGGATCATCCCGGCGATCTCGGCGCGGAGCGTGGCGCGGCCCGCCGAGGACAGGAGCCAGCGCTGGCGCCGCATCGCGGTGGAGGCGGCGCGGCAGTGCGGCCGCGGGGATGCGCCCCGGGTGGAGGCGCCGATGAGCCTCGCGGCGGCGCTCGCCGAGGCGCGGGCGGCGCCGTCGACGGAGGGCGGCGCGCTGGGGATGTGCCTGGATCCCTACGCGGAGACGCCGCTCGGCGCGCGGCTGGCCGCGCTGTCGCCGGGCATGGAGGCGGCGTTCGCGGTCGGACCGGAGGGCGGGTTCACGCCGGAGGAGCTCGGCATGTGCGCGGCGCTCGGTTTCGAGCGGGTGCGCCTCGGCGCGCTGACGTTGCGCACGGAGACGGTGTGCGCGGCGGCGCTCGGGGCGCTGATCGCGGTGAGCGACGCGCGCGCAGGGTGA